A single region of the Malus sylvestris chromosome 8, drMalSylv7.2, whole genome shotgun sequence genome encodes:
- the LOC126632298 gene encoding ubiquitin-like domain-containing protein CIP73 isoform X3, with the protein MADQHSNEGTSFGNVAGADCDSNLEINIKTLDSQMYSFQVDKNMRVSLFKEKIADQTGVPVGQQRLIFRGRVLKDDHPLSEYHLENGHTLHLVIRQPSQPQPSSGTSSGEAHANSGNDPSGVPRGRIGQISHSVVLGTFNVGDQGEGAVPDLNRVIGAVLNSIGIGTQATTNGTGNPQFTTSVSNLNTPGQPPNGNEAEGSRNVNRGGHQAQYGQAFPTQPFQTFPQAVQPPHAAAGFPMPSSNMPIPHSLNTLSEFMNRMEQGLSQNGYQPNTSATNTGEPPRVNLPSTAEGMPTPEALGIVLRHAERLLSNHAVSALSHIAGRLEQEGVSPDPSVRGQIQTESIQLGLAMQHLGSLLLELGRTIWTLRMGQSPGEAVVNSGPAVYISPAGPNPIMVQPFPLQTSSLFGGSVPQPNPTSFGPVGIGSAPRNVNIHIHAVGARGSNGEGIPSGSRDSGGRVLPVRNVVGATIPSSQTGVAVSAASQPGPGGSVSQPPSGSPLSSIVAELNSHIGNAQPDDTAQSGSERPSTDYVDVAGQSSVSLPGCTSESEGLKDLASGSTLKNDSRSPAGGPLSSSSGQNTVVREDEKRSAPQSSEKQAEGAKAVPLGLGLGVLERKRQARQPKPSTKNGDGGTTSAPNNQNQQVIGGQQVLQSLVSRGSAASRMNLNDAPERQTAPAVGQVRDGRTLGGQGPIGQVDMGSMMSQVLQSPALNGLLAGVSDQTGVGSPDVLRNMLQSFTQNPQMRSAVNQIAEQVDGQDLGNLFGGGQGGGIDLSRMFQQMMPIVTRALGAGSPPVRPSSALAPESHPPHNERSLSRDDNIPNSEINLEEVVQRIENLNAPGEVFHALVENSVQLSGRGSGSQELVDELCRDESLSSEYVEILSRDIRRRLEGDSGKDKC; encoded by the exons ATGGCAGATCAGCACTCCAATGAAGGCACCAGTTTCGGCAATGTTGCTGGGGCTGATTGTGATTCAAATCTTGAGATCAATATCAAGACTTTAGACTCACAGATGTATAGTTTTCAAGTTGATAAAAAT ATGCGAGTTTCTTTGTTCAAGGAAAAAATAGCTGATCAAACAGGTGTTCCAGTTGGTCAGCAGCGGCTGATTTTCAGGGGAAGAGTGTTAAAAGATGACCATCCTCTTTCTGAGTATC ATTTGGAAAATGGGCacacattgcacttagttatAAGGCAGCCATCCCAGCCACAACCTTCGTCGGGTACAAGTTCTGGCGAGGCACATGCTAATAGTG GAAATGATCCTAGTGGTGTTCCTCGTGGTCGCATTGGCCAGATATCACACAGTGTAGTTCTTGGGACGTTTAATGTTGGAGATCAAGGTGAAGGCGCTGTTCCTGATCTTAATCGG GTTATTGGCGCAGTTTTGAATTCTATTGGAATTGGCACCCAGGCTACAACTAATGGCACAGGCAACCCACAATTCACTACTTCGGTGAGCAAT TTGAACACTCCTGGTCAACCTCCTAATGGAAATGAAGCAGAAGGGTCGCGTAATGTCAACCGAGGAGGACATCAAGCACAGTATGGACAGGCATTTCCTACTCAACCATTCCAAACTTTTCCTCAGGCTGTGCAACCTCCTCATGCAGCTGCAGGATTTCCCATGCCTTCATCAAATATG ccaattccacactctttgaatACTCTCTCCGAGTTTATGAACAGAATGGAGCAGGGATTATCGCAAAATG GTTATCAGCCAAATACATCTGCAACCAATACAGGAGAACCACCTAGGGTGAACTTACCTTCCACTGCAGAGGGGATGCCTACACCTGAGGCATTGGGGATTGTTCTTCGTCATGCAGAGCGACTTCTCAGCAATCATGCTGTTTCTGCATTATCT CACATTGCAGGACGCTTGGAACAAGAGGGAGTGTCTCCTGATCCCTCTGTGAGAGGCCAAATTCAGACAGAATCTATACAATTAGGGCTTGCAATGCAACACTTAGGTTCTCTTCTTCTTGAGCTTGGCCGAACGATTTGGACACTTCGTATGGGGCAGTCTCCT GGAGAAGCTGTTGTGAATTCTGGGCCAGCAGTTTATATATCCCCAGCAGGGCCTAATCCCATAATGGTCCAG CCTTTCCCTCTTCAAACAAGTTCACTCTTTGGTGGTTCTGTACCTCAACCAAACCCTACGAGTTTTGGTCCTGTTGGGATTGGAAGTGCTCCAAGGAATGTAAACATCCATATACATGCTG TTGGTGCTAGGGGTAGTAATGGGGAGGGTATCCCATCTGGTTCTAGGGATTCAGGTGGCCGGGTGCTGCCAGTGAGAAATGTAGTTGGTGCCACTATTCCATCCTCCCAAACTGGTGTTGCAGTCTCCGCTGCGTCGCAACCCGGTCCTGGTGGTTCTGTTTCACAGCCGCCTTCTGGCTCCCCGCTTTCCTCCATTGTTGCTGAACTTAACTCACATATTGGCAATGCACAACCAGATGACACAGCTCAATCAG GAAGTGAACGGCCAAGTACTGACTATGTCGATGTAGCCGGGCAGTCTAGTGTATCACTACCTGGTTGTACATCTGAAAGTGAAGGTCTGAAG GATTTAGCAAGTGGTAGTACATTGAAAAACGATTCAAGATCCCCAGCTGGGGGTCCTCTAAGCTCTTCAAGTGGCCAAAACACCGTGGTGAGAGAAGATGAGAAGAGAAGTGCTCCACAATCCAGTGAGAAGCAGGCTGAGGGTGCAAAAGCTGTTCCACTTGGTTTAGGACTTGGAGTTTTGGAGCGTAAG AGACAAGCCAGGCAGCCAAAACCGTCAACCAAGAATGGAGATGGCGGAACAACTAGTGCTCCCAACAATCAGAATCAGCAAGTAATTGGTGGCCAGCAAGTTTTGCAATCCCTTGTGTCTCGTGGTTCTGCTGCAAGTAGGATGAACTTAAATGATGCACCTGAAAGACAAACGGCCCCTGCTGTTGGTCAGGTCAGAGATGGTAGAACATTGGGAGGGCAAGGTCCTATTGGCCAAGTTGATATGGGAAGCATGATGTCTCAGGTTCTGCAGAGTCCAGCCCTGAATGGTCTGTTGGCAGGTGTTTCAGACCAAACTGGAGTGGGTTCTCCCGATGTATTGAGGAATATGTTACAGAGCTTTACACAGAATCCACAGATGAGGAGTGCTGTCAATCAGATTGCCGAACAGGTTGACGGCCAAGATTTGGGAAACTTGTTTGGAGGAGGCCAAGGTGGGGGGATCGATCTGTCCAGGATGTTCCAACAAATGATGCCCATTGTAACTCGTGCCCTTGGGGCTGGATCGCCCCCCGTCCGGCCATCCTCTGCTTTGGCTCCTGAATCTCATCCGCCCCACAATGAGCGAAGTCTCAGTAGAGATGATAATATCCCTAATTCTGAG ATTAACCTCGAAGAAGTGGTTCAGAGAATTGAGAACCTGAATGCACCAGGAGAAGTTTTTCATGCTTTAGTTGAAAATTCGGTGCAGCTGTCTGGCAGAGGAAGCGGTTCTCAAGAACTTGTGGATGAGTTGTGCAGGGACGAGAGTCTCTCCAGC GAATATGTTGAAATATTAAGTAGGGACATACGGCGACGACTTGAGGGTGATTCGGGGAAGGACAAGTGCTAA
- the LOC126632298 gene encoding uncharacterized protein LOC126632298 isoform X2 yields the protein MADQHSNEGTSFGNVAGADCDSNLEINIKTLDSQMYSFQVDKNMRVSLFKEKIADQTGVPVGQQRLIFRGRVLKDDHPLSEYHLENGHTLHLVIRQPSQPQPSSGTSSGEAHANSGNDPSGVPRGRIGQISHSVVLGTFNVGDQGEGAVPDLNRVIGAVLNSIGIGTQATTNGTGNPQFTTSLNTPGQPPNGNEAEGSRNVNRGGHQAQYGQAFPTQPFQTFPQAVQPPHAAAGFPMPSSNMPIPHSLNTLSEFMNRMEQGLSQNGYQPNTSATNTGEPPRVNLPSTAEGMPTPEALGIVLRHAERLLSNHAVSALSHIAGRLEQEGVSPDPSVRGQIQTESIQLGLAMQHLGSLLLELGRTIWTLRMGQSPGEAVVNSGPAVYISPAGPNPIMVQPFPLQTSSLFGGSVPQPNPTSFGPVGIGSAPRNVNIHIHAVGARGSNGEGIPSGSRDSGGRVLPVRNVVGATIPSSQTGVAVSAASQPGPGGSVSQPPSGSPLSSIVAELNSHIGNAQPDDTAQSGQEVSTGPYVDSRNYAGSERPSTDYVDVAGQSSVSLPGCTSESEGLKDLASGSTLKNDSRSPAGGPLSSSSGQNTVVREDEKRSAPQSSEKQAEGAKAVPLGLGLGVLERKRQARQPKPSTKNGDGGTTSAPNNQNQQVIGGQQVLQSLVSRGSAASRMNLNDAPERQTAPAVGQVRDGRTLGGQGPIGQVDMGSMMSQVLQSPALNGLLAGVSDQTGVGSPDVLRNMLQSFTQNPQMRSAVNQIAEQVDGQDLGNLFGGGQGGGIDLSRMFQQMMPIVTRALGAGSPPVRPSSALAPESHPPHNERSLSRDDNIPNSEINLEEVVQRIENLNAPGEVFHALVENSVQLSGRGSGSQELVDELCRDESLSSEYVEILSRDIRRRLEGDSGKDKC from the exons ATGGCAGATCAGCACTCCAATGAAGGCACCAGTTTCGGCAATGTTGCTGGGGCTGATTGTGATTCAAATCTTGAGATCAATATCAAGACTTTAGACTCACAGATGTATAGTTTTCAAGTTGATAAAAAT ATGCGAGTTTCTTTGTTCAAGGAAAAAATAGCTGATCAAACAGGTGTTCCAGTTGGTCAGCAGCGGCTGATTTTCAGGGGAAGAGTGTTAAAAGATGACCATCCTCTTTCTGAGTATC ATTTGGAAAATGGGCacacattgcacttagttatAAGGCAGCCATCCCAGCCACAACCTTCGTCGGGTACAAGTTCTGGCGAGGCACATGCTAATAGTG GAAATGATCCTAGTGGTGTTCCTCGTGGTCGCATTGGCCAGATATCACACAGTGTAGTTCTTGGGACGTTTAATGTTGGAGATCAAGGTGAAGGCGCTGTTCCTGATCTTAATCGG GTTATTGGCGCAGTTTTGAATTCTATTGGAATTGGCACCCAGGCTACAACTAATGGCACAGGCAACCCACAATTCACTACTTCG TTGAACACTCCTGGTCAACCTCCTAATGGAAATGAAGCAGAAGGGTCGCGTAATGTCAACCGAGGAGGACATCAAGCACAGTATGGACAGGCATTTCCTACTCAACCATTCCAAACTTTTCCTCAGGCTGTGCAACCTCCTCATGCAGCTGCAGGATTTCCCATGCCTTCATCAAATATG ccaattccacactctttgaatACTCTCTCCGAGTTTATGAACAGAATGGAGCAGGGATTATCGCAAAATG GTTATCAGCCAAATACATCTGCAACCAATACAGGAGAACCACCTAGGGTGAACTTACCTTCCACTGCAGAGGGGATGCCTACACCTGAGGCATTGGGGATTGTTCTTCGTCATGCAGAGCGACTTCTCAGCAATCATGCTGTTTCTGCATTATCT CACATTGCAGGACGCTTGGAACAAGAGGGAGTGTCTCCTGATCCCTCTGTGAGAGGCCAAATTCAGACAGAATCTATACAATTAGGGCTTGCAATGCAACACTTAGGTTCTCTTCTTCTTGAGCTTGGCCGAACGATTTGGACACTTCGTATGGGGCAGTCTCCT GGAGAAGCTGTTGTGAATTCTGGGCCAGCAGTTTATATATCCCCAGCAGGGCCTAATCCCATAATGGTCCAG CCTTTCCCTCTTCAAACAAGTTCACTCTTTGGTGGTTCTGTACCTCAACCAAACCCTACGAGTTTTGGTCCTGTTGGGATTGGAAGTGCTCCAAGGAATGTAAACATCCATATACATGCTG TTGGTGCTAGGGGTAGTAATGGGGAGGGTATCCCATCTGGTTCTAGGGATTCAGGTGGCCGGGTGCTGCCAGTGAGAAATGTAGTTGGTGCCACTATTCCATCCTCCCAAACTGGTGTTGCAGTCTCCGCTGCGTCGCAACCCGGTCCTGGTGGTTCTGTTTCACAGCCGCCTTCTGGCTCCCCGCTTTCCTCCATTGTTGCTGAACTTAACTCACATATTGGCAATGCACAACCAGATGACACAGCTCAATCAG GTCAAGAGGTGTCCACTGGTCCATATGTTGACTCGCGTAATTATGCAGGAAGTGAACGGCCAAGTACTGACTATGTCGATGTAGCCGGGCAGTCTAGTGTATCACTACCTGGTTGTACATCTGAAAGTGAAGGTCTGAAG GATTTAGCAAGTGGTAGTACATTGAAAAACGATTCAAGATCCCCAGCTGGGGGTCCTCTAAGCTCTTCAAGTGGCCAAAACACCGTGGTGAGAGAAGATGAGAAGAGAAGTGCTCCACAATCCAGTGAGAAGCAGGCTGAGGGTGCAAAAGCTGTTCCACTTGGTTTAGGACTTGGAGTTTTGGAGCGTAAG AGACAAGCCAGGCAGCCAAAACCGTCAACCAAGAATGGAGATGGCGGAACAACTAGTGCTCCCAACAATCAGAATCAGCAAGTAATTGGTGGCCAGCAAGTTTTGCAATCCCTTGTGTCTCGTGGTTCTGCTGCAAGTAGGATGAACTTAAATGATGCACCTGAAAGACAAACGGCCCCTGCTGTTGGTCAGGTCAGAGATGGTAGAACATTGGGAGGGCAAGGTCCTATTGGCCAAGTTGATATGGGAAGCATGATGTCTCAGGTTCTGCAGAGTCCAGCCCTGAATGGTCTGTTGGCAGGTGTTTCAGACCAAACTGGAGTGGGTTCTCCCGATGTATTGAGGAATATGTTACAGAGCTTTACACAGAATCCACAGATGAGGAGTGCTGTCAATCAGATTGCCGAACAGGTTGACGGCCAAGATTTGGGAAACTTGTTTGGAGGAGGCCAAGGTGGGGGGATCGATCTGTCCAGGATGTTCCAACAAATGATGCCCATTGTAACTCGTGCCCTTGGGGCTGGATCGCCCCCCGTCCGGCCATCCTCTGCTTTGGCTCCTGAATCTCATCCGCCCCACAATGAGCGAAGTCTCAGTAGAGATGATAATATCCCTAATTCTGAG ATTAACCTCGAAGAAGTGGTTCAGAGAATTGAGAACCTGAATGCACCAGGAGAAGTTTTTCATGCTTTAGTTGAAAATTCGGTGCAGCTGTCTGGCAGAGGAAGCGGTTCTCAAGAACTTGTGGATGAGTTGTGCAGGGACGAGAGTCTCTCCAGC GAATATGTTGAAATATTAAGTAGGGACATACGGCGACGACTTGAGGGTGATTCGGGGAAGGACAAGTGCTAA
- the LOC126631630 gene encoding neutral ceramidase 2-like produces MKTRSKIPQQNSTLLSLIIVSVLVSFPVTRSDDGSNGEYLIGVGSFDMTGPAAGVNMMGYASMDQNTAGVHFRLRARTFIVAESSQGPRFAFVNLDAGMASQLVNIKVLDKLKSRFGNLYTEDNVAISGIHTHAGPGGYLQYLVYTVTSLGFVQQSFDAIVNAIVQSIVLAHHNLKPGSIFINQGDVVNAGINRSPSAYLLNPAEERARYPKDVDTLMTLLKFVDGGSGKSIGAFSWFATHGTSMSKDNKLISGDNKGAAARFFEDWFTTTNTSTGATISSPPDSSVAAALIKKAENIKATGGKPCSKTTSRKFKVRKNDGSLFVGAFCQSNVGDVTPNVLGAFCTDSGKPCDFTHSSCHGNNQLCLGRGPGYPDEIQSTKIIGERQFLTAADLFTSATEQLTGKIDFRHVYLDFTNIEVDLEGNKKVKTCPAGLGPGFAAGTTDGPGVFGFQQGDQKINSTWRRLRDSLKKPSQYQVNCQQPKAVLLSTGEMFVPYAWAPAIVPIQMLRLGKLIILSVPGEFTTMAGRRLREVVKETLISNSNGEFDEDTRIVIAGLTNTYSQYIATFEEYAQQRYEAASTLYGPHTLSAYIQEFNKLAKAMAKGDKDLPKGPLPPDLSSVQIRVGDPTGDSPPPGTKFGDIKEDVSLPKSGSFQKGDRPTATFWSANPRYDLLTEGTYAVVEMLQGKHWVPVYDDDDFSLFFKWNVDTSSLYGTATIEWEIPTDTNSGVYRLRHFGSAKETKDSPNTYFTGASSGFAVS; encoded by the exons ATGAAGACCAGAAGCAAAATTCCACAGCAGAACTCAACTCTTCTGTCACTTATTATTGTTAGCGTTTTAGTTAGCTTCCCTGTTACAAGATCAGACGACGGTAGTAATGGGGAGTATTTGATTGGAGTGGGCAGCTTTGACATGACTGGCCCGGCTGCCGGGGTCAACATGATGGGTTATGCCAGCATGGACCAGAATACCGCCGGTGTACACTTCCGGCTAAGGGCAAGAACCTTCATCGTGGCCGAGAGTTCCCAAGGTCCAAGGTTCGCCTTTGTTAATCTTGATGCTGGAATGGCTTCACAACTGGTTAACATTAAAGTGCTCGACAAACTCAAATCAAG GTTTGGAAACTTGTACACTGAAGACAATGTGGCGATTAGTGGGATTCACACGCACGCAGGACCAGGGGGTTATTTGCAGTATCTAGTTTACACTGTAACATCTTTGGGCTTTGTCCAACAATCCTTCGATGCCATCGTCAATGCAATTGTGCAGAGCATTGTTCTGGCTCATCACAACCTCAAGCCTGGTTCCATTTTCATCAACCAAG GGGATGTGGTAAACGCGGGAATAAACAGGAGTCCGAGTGCTTATCTGCTAAACCCGGCAGAGGAGAGAGCACGGTACCCGAAAGATGTGGATACTCTGATGACTCTATTGAAGTTTGTGGATGGCGGAAGCGGGAAGAGCATCGGAGCATTCAGCTGGTTTGCCACCCACGGAACCTCCATGAGCAAAGACAACAAGCTCATCAGTGGCGACAACAAAGGTGCCGCTGCCAGATTCTTCGAGGACTGGTTCACTACAACTAATACTAGTACTGGTGCCACGATATCATCTCCACCAG ATAGTAGCGTGGCAGCAGCGCTAATAAAGAAGGCGGAAAACATCAAAGCAACGGGAGGGAAGCCCTGCAGCAAAACAACTAGTCGCAAGTTTAAGGTGAGGAAGAACGATGGCTCACTATTTGTGGGAGCCTTTTGCCAATCCAACGTGGGAGATGTGACTCCAAATGTCCTTGGAGCATTTTGCACCGATTCTGGAAAACCTTGCGACTTCACTCACTCCTCCTGTCATGGGAACAACCAACTCTGCCTCGGACGTGGACCTGG GTACCCGGATGAAATACAAAGCACGAAAATTATAGGGGAGAGGCAATTTCTAACGGCGGCTGATCTATTCACGTCGGCTACAGAGCAGCTGACCGGGAAAATAGACTTTCGCCACGTGTACCTAGATTTCACGAATATTGAGGTTGATTTGGAAGGAAACAAGAAAGTGAAAACATGCCCCGCGGGGCTTGGTCCGGGATTTGCCGCTGGGACTACAGATGGACCGGGTGTCTTTGGCTTCCAACAGGGTGATCAAAAG ATCAATTCGACATGGAGAAGACTGAGGGATTCGCTAAAAAAACCCAGCCAATATCAAGTGAACTGCCAACAGCCCAAGGCAGTTCTGCTCAGCACTGGGGAAATGTTTGTACCTTATGCATGGGCA CCTGCAATCGTTCCTATTCAAATGCTCAGGTTGGGGAAGCTGATCATACTTTCTGTCCCAGGAG AATTCACCACAATGGCAGGTCGGCGGCTAAGGGAAGTAGTCAAGGAGACCCTTATAAGTAACAGCAATGGTGAATTTGATGAGGATACTCGCATTGTAATAGCAGGGCTTACTAATACTTACTCGCAatatattgcaactttcgaggaATACGCACAACAACGATATGAG GCTGCTTCCACTCTCTATGGTCCTCACACGTTATCAGCGTACATTCAAGAATTCAATAAATTAGCCAAGGCGATGGCAAAGGGAGACAAAGACCTTCCTAAAGGTCCCTTACCACCAGATCTTTCCTCTGTACAAATCAGAGTAGGTGATCCTACTGGAGACTCACCTCCCCCAGGTACAAAATTTGGAGATATTAAGGAGGATGTCAGCTTACCAAAAAGTGGATCATTCCAAAAGGGAGATAGACCAACTGCCACATTTTGGAGCGCTAACCCAAGATATGACCTATTGACGGAAGGGACATATGCAGTGGTAGAGATGCTTCAAGGAAAACACTGGGTTCCTGTTTACGACGACGATGATTTCTCCCTGTTTTTCAAGTGGAATGTAGATACCAGTAGCTTATATGGCACAGCAACCATAGAATGGGAAATACCGACGGATACAAATTCGGGGGTGTACAGGCTAAGGCATTTTGGTTCAGCAAAGGAAACAAAGGACTCCCCCAACACCTACTTCACCGGCGCATCTAGTGGATTTGCAGTGTCTTAA
- the LOC126632298 gene encoding uncharacterized protein LOC126632298 isoform X1, with product MADQHSNEGTSFGNVAGADCDSNLEINIKTLDSQMYSFQVDKNMRVSLFKEKIADQTGVPVGQQRLIFRGRVLKDDHPLSEYHLENGHTLHLVIRQPSQPQPSSGTSSGEAHANSGNDPSGVPRGRIGQISHSVVLGTFNVGDQGEGAVPDLNRVIGAVLNSIGIGTQATTNGTGNPQFTTSVSNLNTPGQPPNGNEAEGSRNVNRGGHQAQYGQAFPTQPFQTFPQAVQPPHAAAGFPMPSSNMPIPHSLNTLSEFMNRMEQGLSQNGYQPNTSATNTGEPPRVNLPSTAEGMPTPEALGIVLRHAERLLSNHAVSALSHIAGRLEQEGVSPDPSVRGQIQTESIQLGLAMQHLGSLLLELGRTIWTLRMGQSPGEAVVNSGPAVYISPAGPNPIMVQPFPLQTSSLFGGSVPQPNPTSFGPVGIGSAPRNVNIHIHAVGARGSNGEGIPSGSRDSGGRVLPVRNVVGATIPSSQTGVAVSAASQPGPGGSVSQPPSGSPLSSIVAELNSHIGNAQPDDTAQSGQEVSTGPYVDSRNYAGSERPSTDYVDVAGQSSVSLPGCTSESEGLKDLASGSTLKNDSRSPAGGPLSSSSGQNTVVREDEKRSAPQSSEKQAEGAKAVPLGLGLGVLERKRQARQPKPSTKNGDGGTTSAPNNQNQQVIGGQQVLQSLVSRGSAASRMNLNDAPERQTAPAVGQVRDGRTLGGQGPIGQVDMGSMMSQVLQSPALNGLLAGVSDQTGVGSPDVLRNMLQSFTQNPQMRSAVNQIAEQVDGQDLGNLFGGGQGGGIDLSRMFQQMMPIVTRALGAGSPPVRPSSALAPESHPPHNERSLSRDDNIPNSEINLEEVVQRIENLNAPGEVFHALVENSVQLSGRGSGSQELVDELCRDESLSSEYVEILSRDIRRRLEGDSGKDKC from the exons ATGGCAGATCAGCACTCCAATGAAGGCACCAGTTTCGGCAATGTTGCTGGGGCTGATTGTGATTCAAATCTTGAGATCAATATCAAGACTTTAGACTCACAGATGTATAGTTTTCAAGTTGATAAAAAT ATGCGAGTTTCTTTGTTCAAGGAAAAAATAGCTGATCAAACAGGTGTTCCAGTTGGTCAGCAGCGGCTGATTTTCAGGGGAAGAGTGTTAAAAGATGACCATCCTCTTTCTGAGTATC ATTTGGAAAATGGGCacacattgcacttagttatAAGGCAGCCATCCCAGCCACAACCTTCGTCGGGTACAAGTTCTGGCGAGGCACATGCTAATAGTG GAAATGATCCTAGTGGTGTTCCTCGTGGTCGCATTGGCCAGATATCACACAGTGTAGTTCTTGGGACGTTTAATGTTGGAGATCAAGGTGAAGGCGCTGTTCCTGATCTTAATCGG GTTATTGGCGCAGTTTTGAATTCTATTGGAATTGGCACCCAGGCTACAACTAATGGCACAGGCAACCCACAATTCACTACTTCGGTGAGCAAT TTGAACACTCCTGGTCAACCTCCTAATGGAAATGAAGCAGAAGGGTCGCGTAATGTCAACCGAGGAGGACATCAAGCACAGTATGGACAGGCATTTCCTACTCAACCATTCCAAACTTTTCCTCAGGCTGTGCAACCTCCTCATGCAGCTGCAGGATTTCCCATGCCTTCATCAAATATG ccaattccacactctttgaatACTCTCTCCGAGTTTATGAACAGAATGGAGCAGGGATTATCGCAAAATG GTTATCAGCCAAATACATCTGCAACCAATACAGGAGAACCACCTAGGGTGAACTTACCTTCCACTGCAGAGGGGATGCCTACACCTGAGGCATTGGGGATTGTTCTTCGTCATGCAGAGCGACTTCTCAGCAATCATGCTGTTTCTGCATTATCT CACATTGCAGGACGCTTGGAACAAGAGGGAGTGTCTCCTGATCCCTCTGTGAGAGGCCAAATTCAGACAGAATCTATACAATTAGGGCTTGCAATGCAACACTTAGGTTCTCTTCTTCTTGAGCTTGGCCGAACGATTTGGACACTTCGTATGGGGCAGTCTCCT GGAGAAGCTGTTGTGAATTCTGGGCCAGCAGTTTATATATCCCCAGCAGGGCCTAATCCCATAATGGTCCAG CCTTTCCCTCTTCAAACAAGTTCACTCTTTGGTGGTTCTGTACCTCAACCAAACCCTACGAGTTTTGGTCCTGTTGGGATTGGAAGTGCTCCAAGGAATGTAAACATCCATATACATGCTG TTGGTGCTAGGGGTAGTAATGGGGAGGGTATCCCATCTGGTTCTAGGGATTCAGGTGGCCGGGTGCTGCCAGTGAGAAATGTAGTTGGTGCCACTATTCCATCCTCCCAAACTGGTGTTGCAGTCTCCGCTGCGTCGCAACCCGGTCCTGGTGGTTCTGTTTCACAGCCGCCTTCTGGCTCCCCGCTTTCCTCCATTGTTGCTGAACTTAACTCACATATTGGCAATGCACAACCAGATGACACAGCTCAATCAG GTCAAGAGGTGTCCACTGGTCCATATGTTGACTCGCGTAATTATGCAGGAAGTGAACGGCCAAGTACTGACTATGTCGATGTAGCCGGGCAGTCTAGTGTATCACTACCTGGTTGTACATCTGAAAGTGAAGGTCTGAAG GATTTAGCAAGTGGTAGTACATTGAAAAACGATTCAAGATCCCCAGCTGGGGGTCCTCTAAGCTCTTCAAGTGGCCAAAACACCGTGGTGAGAGAAGATGAGAAGAGAAGTGCTCCACAATCCAGTGAGAAGCAGGCTGAGGGTGCAAAAGCTGTTCCACTTGGTTTAGGACTTGGAGTTTTGGAGCGTAAG AGACAAGCCAGGCAGCCAAAACCGTCAACCAAGAATGGAGATGGCGGAACAACTAGTGCTCCCAACAATCAGAATCAGCAAGTAATTGGTGGCCAGCAAGTTTTGCAATCCCTTGTGTCTCGTGGTTCTGCTGCAAGTAGGATGAACTTAAATGATGCACCTGAAAGACAAACGGCCCCTGCTGTTGGTCAGGTCAGAGATGGTAGAACATTGGGAGGGCAAGGTCCTATTGGCCAAGTTGATATGGGAAGCATGATGTCTCAGGTTCTGCAGAGTCCAGCCCTGAATGGTCTGTTGGCAGGTGTTTCAGACCAAACTGGAGTGGGTTCTCCCGATGTATTGAGGAATATGTTACAGAGCTTTACACAGAATCCACAGATGAGGAGTGCTGTCAATCAGATTGCCGAACAGGTTGACGGCCAAGATTTGGGAAACTTGTTTGGAGGAGGCCAAGGTGGGGGGATCGATCTGTCCAGGATGTTCCAACAAATGATGCCCATTGTAACTCGTGCCCTTGGGGCTGGATCGCCCCCCGTCCGGCCATCCTCTGCTTTGGCTCCTGAATCTCATCCGCCCCACAATGAGCGAAGTCTCAGTAGAGATGATAATATCCCTAATTCTGAG ATTAACCTCGAAGAAGTGGTTCAGAGAATTGAGAACCTGAATGCACCAGGAGAAGTTTTTCATGCTTTAGTTGAAAATTCGGTGCAGCTGTCTGGCAGAGGAAGCGGTTCTCAAGAACTTGTGGATGAGTTGTGCAGGGACGAGAGTCTCTCCAGC GAATATGTTGAAATATTAAGTAGGGACATACGGCGACGACTTGAGGGTGATTCGGGGAAGGACAAGTGCTAA